Proteins encoded by one window of Mustela erminea isolate mMusErm1 chromosome 7, mMusErm1.Pri, whole genome shotgun sequence:
- the FAM217B gene encoding protein FAM217B isoform X3 — translation MNGGPSWNKVQRSKNPSGKRQSQSQVLCVSSQPPADRLQDSRFPEGKPKRSPPGPQRRGASGKELFLDLQCMKILKEGVGEDEDSASDLSDSERVPLLPSVRAPPELHLRAEEIHATDPGLESDAEAEARGGAHPSYQYADFLPAPFSSWDLRDLAVPPGTEPRPAARCGAVGPLARYIDRLVQLEWLQMQTVQGEKGKGAKAKPPTVPGMSTGALKSPGRSKLVASAAARPPQEGACKRGAPGASRRKELHPEEARPSYYAFDTAKGLRAPRASRPSSQKPALDVRTEEQRKKVNKSPRLQRWDPPCGDSGGARAPVQGATPRDSATPGGVARTQAHAGLKKKGGASSCVPAAIASEKKPKTNGVKPSTYKFKQEPK, via the coding sequence ATGAATGGTGGCCCGTCTTGGAATAAAGTACAACGTTCAAAAAACCCTTCAGGAAAGAGGCAGAGTCAATCCCAAGTGCTCTGCGTGTCCTCCCAGCCTCCTGCGGACAGACTCCAGGACAGCAGGTTCCcagaaggaaaacccaaaaggagcCCACCGGGCCCTCAGCGGCGGGGCGCCTCGGGGAAGGAGCTGTTTCTGGACCTGCAGTGCATGAAAATCCTGAAGGAGGGTGTGGGCGAGGATGAGGACAGTGCCAGCGACCTATCCGACTCGGAGCGGGTGCCCCTGCTGCCGTCGGTGCGCGCGCCCCCGGAGCTGCACCTGCGCGCGGAGGAGATCCACGCTACGGACCCGGGCCTGGAGTCAGACGCCGAAGCGGAAGCCCGGGGCGGCGCGCACCCCTCCTACCAGTATGCGGACTTCCTGCCGGCCCCGTTCAGCTCCTGGGACCTCCGCGACCTGGCCGTGCCACCCGGCACCGAGCCCAGGCCCGCAGCTCGCTGCGGTGCTGTAGGGCCACTCGCCAGGTACATCGACAGGCTGGTCCAGCTCGAGTGGCTGCAGATGCAGACCGTCCAGGGTGAGAAGGGGAAGGGCGCCAAAGCCAAGCCTCCCACCGTCCCTGGCATGTCCACGGGGGCTCTGAAAAGCCCAGGCAGAAGCAAGCTGGTGGCCAGTGCTGCGGCCAGGCCTCCCCAGGAGGGGGCTTGCAAGCGGGGAGCTCCGGGCGCTTCCCGGAGGAAGGAGCTGCACCCAGAAGAAGCCCGACCGTCCTATTACGCGTTTGACACAGCCAAAGGCCTCCGTGCGCCTCGGGCCAGCAGGCCGAGTTCTCAGAAGCCAGCCCTTGACGTGAGGAcggaagagcagagaaagaaagtcaATAAGAGCCCCAGACTCCAGCGCTGGGACCCGCCCTGCGGTGACAGTGGCGGCGCCAGGGCTCCCGTGCAGGGGGCGACCCCCCGCGACTCCGCTACCCCCGGCGGGGTGGCCAGAACGCAGGCACACGCGGGCCTGAAGAAGAAGGGCGGAGCGAGCAGCTGTGTTCCCGCGGCCATAGCCAGCGAGAAGAAACCCAAAACCAATGGAGTAAAGCCAAGCACATACAAATTCAAACAAGAACCGAAATGA
- the FAM217B gene encoding protein FAM217B isoform X1, with amino-acid sequence MSAFSGGRLFRAPAPWERRVAPPFGFLRGSGGGGRGRRRPSHLPGRRVTYMAATCRGATSRRACAPPLVTPPRAGPAGPAQPGSPARRRLPWPAAARRSPASPPGAGKAAWRPRHVSSAIAEQGSVASSSGGESSFPNIRGIKKSLPQLSSSANTLSKNISSTTEKTVCQTLEDDQPSDFFKKGNRVTKSHQKSSNMNGGPSWNKVQRSKNPSGKRQSQSQVLCVSSQPPADRLQDSRFPEGKPKRSPPGPQRRGASGKELFLDLQCMKILKEGVGEDEDSASDLSDSERVPLLPSVRAPPELHLRAEEIHATDPGLESDAEAEARGGAHPSYQYADFLPAPFSSWDLRDLAVPPGTEPRPAARCGAVGPLARYIDRLVQLEWLQMQTVQGEKGKGAKAKPPTVPGMSTGALKSPGRSKLVASAAARPPQEGACKRGAPGASRRKELHPEEARPSYYAFDTAKGLRAPRASRPSSQKPALDVRTEEQRKKVNKSPRLQRWDPPCGDSGGARAPVQGATPRDSATPGGVARTQAHAGLKKKGGASSCVPAAIASEKKPKTNGVKPSTYKFKQEPK; translated from the exons ATGAGTGCTTTCTCCGGGGGGAGGCTTTTCCGCGCCCCCGCTCCCTGGGAGCGCAGGGTAGCGCCTCCCTTCGGCTTCCTCCGAGGCTCTGGTGGTGGGGGACGCGGGCGGCGCCGCCCCTCCCACCTTCCCGGCCGCCGCGTTACTTACATGGCTGCAACTTGTCGGGGCGCAACTTCCCGGCGAGCCTGCGCCCCGCCCCTCGTGACGCCGCCGCGCGCCGGCCCCGCCGGCCCCGCGCAGCCGGGGAGCCCTGCGCGCCGCCGCCTCCCCTGGCCTGCCGCAGCGCGCCGCAGTCCGGCCTCCCCGCCCGGCGCCGGGAAGGCTGCCTGGCGGCCTCGTCACGTGTCCTCGGCGATCGCCGAACAG GGTTCTGTTGCTTCCAGTTCCGGTGGTGAGTCGTCCTTTCCAAATATAAGAGGAATAAAGAAGTCACTTCCCCAGCTGTCATCATCTGCAAACACACTGAGCAAGAATATTTCAAGCACGACAGAAAAG aCAGTCTGTCAAACCCTAGAAGATGATCAGCCAtctgattttttcaaaaaagggaATAGGGTGACGAAGTCTCATCAGAAAAGCAG CAATATGAATGGTGGCCCGTCTTGGAATAAAGTACAACGTTCAAAAAACCCTTCAGGAAAGAGGCAGAGTCAATCCCAAGTGCTCTGCGTGTCCTCCCAGCCTCCTGCGGACAGACTCCAGGACAGCAGGTTCCcagaaggaaaacccaaaaggagcCCACCGGGCCCTCAGCGGCGGGGCGCCTCGGGGAAGGAGCTGTTTCTGGACCTGCAGTGCATGAAAATCCTGAAGGAGGGTGTGGGCGAGGATGAGGACAGTGCCAGCGACCTATCCGACTCGGAGCGGGTGCCCCTGCTGCCGTCGGTGCGCGCGCCCCCGGAGCTGCACCTGCGCGCGGAGGAGATCCACGCTACGGACCCGGGCCTGGAGTCAGACGCCGAAGCGGAAGCCCGGGGCGGCGCGCACCCCTCCTACCAGTATGCGGACTTCCTGCCGGCCCCGTTCAGCTCCTGGGACCTCCGCGACCTGGCCGTGCCACCCGGCACCGAGCCCAGGCCCGCAGCTCGCTGCGGTGCTGTAGGGCCACTCGCCAGGTACATCGACAGGCTGGTCCAGCTCGAGTGGCTGCAGATGCAGACCGTCCAGGGTGAGAAGGGGAAGGGCGCCAAAGCCAAGCCTCCCACCGTCCCTGGCATGTCCACGGGGGCTCTGAAAAGCCCAGGCAGAAGCAAGCTGGTGGCCAGTGCTGCGGCCAGGCCTCCCCAGGAGGGGGCTTGCAAGCGGGGAGCTCCGGGCGCTTCCCGGAGGAAGGAGCTGCACCCAGAAGAAGCCCGACCGTCCTATTACGCGTTTGACACAGCCAAAGGCCTCCGTGCGCCTCGGGCCAGCAGGCCGAGTTCTCAGAAGCCAGCCCTTGACGTGAGGAcggaagagcagagaaagaaagtcaATAAGAGCCCCAGACTCCAGCGCTGGGACCCGCCCTGCGGTGACAGTGGCGGCGCCAGGGCTCCCGTGCAGGGGGCGACCCCCCGCGACTCCGCTACCCCCGGCGGGGTGGCCAGAACGCAGGCACACGCGGGCCTGAAGAAGAAGGGCGGAGCGAGCAGCTGTGTTCCCGCGGCCATAGCCAGCGAGAAGAAACCCAAAACCAATGGAGTAAAGCCAAGCACATACAAATTCAAACAAGAACCGAAATGA
- the FAM217B gene encoding protein FAM217B isoform X2: protein MVSGGESSFPNIRGIKKSLPQLSSSANTLSKNISSTTEKTVCQTLEDDQPSDFFKKGNRVTKSHQKSSNMNGGPSWNKVQRSKNPSGKRQSQSQVLCVSSQPPADRLQDSRFPEGKPKRSPPGPQRRGASGKELFLDLQCMKILKEGVGEDEDSASDLSDSERVPLLPSVRAPPELHLRAEEIHATDPGLESDAEAEARGGAHPSYQYADFLPAPFSSWDLRDLAVPPGTEPRPAARCGAVGPLARYIDRLVQLEWLQMQTVQGEKGKGAKAKPPTVPGMSTGALKSPGRSKLVASAAARPPQEGACKRGAPGASRRKELHPEEARPSYYAFDTAKGLRAPRASRPSSQKPALDVRTEEQRKKVNKSPRLQRWDPPCGDSGGARAPVQGATPRDSATPGGVARTQAHAGLKKKGGASSCVPAAIASEKKPKTNGVKPSTYKFKQEPK from the exons ATGGT TTCCGGTGGTGAGTCGTCCTTTCCAAATATAAGAGGAATAAAGAAGTCACTTCCCCAGCTGTCATCATCTGCAAACACACTGAGCAAGAATATTTCAAGCACGACAGAAAAG aCAGTCTGTCAAACCCTAGAAGATGATCAGCCAtctgattttttcaaaaaagggaATAGGGTGACGAAGTCTCATCAGAAAAGCAG CAATATGAATGGTGGCCCGTCTTGGAATAAAGTACAACGTTCAAAAAACCCTTCAGGAAAGAGGCAGAGTCAATCCCAAGTGCTCTGCGTGTCCTCCCAGCCTCCTGCGGACAGACTCCAGGACAGCAGGTTCCcagaaggaaaacccaaaaggagcCCACCGGGCCCTCAGCGGCGGGGCGCCTCGGGGAAGGAGCTGTTTCTGGACCTGCAGTGCATGAAAATCCTGAAGGAGGGTGTGGGCGAGGATGAGGACAGTGCCAGCGACCTATCCGACTCGGAGCGGGTGCCCCTGCTGCCGTCGGTGCGCGCGCCCCCGGAGCTGCACCTGCGCGCGGAGGAGATCCACGCTACGGACCCGGGCCTGGAGTCAGACGCCGAAGCGGAAGCCCGGGGCGGCGCGCACCCCTCCTACCAGTATGCGGACTTCCTGCCGGCCCCGTTCAGCTCCTGGGACCTCCGCGACCTGGCCGTGCCACCCGGCACCGAGCCCAGGCCCGCAGCTCGCTGCGGTGCTGTAGGGCCACTCGCCAGGTACATCGACAGGCTGGTCCAGCTCGAGTGGCTGCAGATGCAGACCGTCCAGGGTGAGAAGGGGAAGGGCGCCAAAGCCAAGCCTCCCACCGTCCCTGGCATGTCCACGGGGGCTCTGAAAAGCCCAGGCAGAAGCAAGCTGGTGGCCAGTGCTGCGGCCAGGCCTCCCCAGGAGGGGGCTTGCAAGCGGGGAGCTCCGGGCGCTTCCCGGAGGAAGGAGCTGCACCCAGAAGAAGCCCGACCGTCCTATTACGCGTTTGACACAGCCAAAGGCCTCCGTGCGCCTCGGGCCAGCAGGCCGAGTTCTCAGAAGCCAGCCCTTGACGTGAGGAcggaagagcagagaaagaaagtcaATAAGAGCCCCAGACTCCAGCGCTGGGACCCGCCCTGCGGTGACAGTGGCGGCGCCAGGGCTCCCGTGCAGGGGGCGACCCCCCGCGACTCCGCTACCCCCGGCGGGGTGGCCAGAACGCAGGCACACGCGGGCCTGAAGAAGAAGGGCGGAGCGAGCAGCTGTGTTCCCGCGGCCATAGCCAGCGAGAAGAAACCCAAAACCAATGGAGTAAAGCCAAGCACATACAAATTCAAACAAGAACCGAAATGA
- the PPP1R3D gene encoding protein phosphatase 1 regulatory subunit 3D — translation MSGGWGSAALPPAPGSRKPAPRSLSCLSDLDGCAAREPRPCRPPGSPGRAPPPPPEPSGCDPRLRPIILRRARSLPSSPERRQKAGGAPGAACRPGCSRQLRVRFADALGLELAQVKVFNAGDDPSVPLHVLSRLAINSDLCCSSQDLEFTLQCLVPDFLPPIEATDFSERLGRQLVCLERVTCSDLGISGTVRVRNVAFEKQVAVRYTFSDWKSAHEVVARWRGPAGAEGTEDVFAFGFPVPPFLLALGSRVHFALRYRVAGAEYWDNNHGHDYSLTCRNHALHMPRGECEESWIHFI, via the coding sequence ATGTCCGGAGGCTGGGGCTCGGcggccctgccccccgccccggggtcGCGGAAGCCCGCCCCGCGGAGCCTCAGCTGCCTCTCAGACCTGGACGGCTGCGCTGCCCGGGAGCCACGGCCCTGCAGGCCCCCCGGGAGCCCGGGCCGCGCGCCGCCTCCACCCCCCGAGCCGTCCGGCTGCGACCCCCGCCTCCGGCCCATCATCCTGCGGCGGGCGCGCTCGCTGCCCAGTTCCCCCGAGCGCCGCCAGAAGGCTGGGGGCGCGCCGGGAGCCGCGTGCCGGCCGGGCTGCAGCCGGCAGCTCCGCGTACGCTTCGCCGACGCTCTGGGCCTGGAGCTGGCGCAGGTCAAGGTGTTCAACGCGGGCGACGACCCGTCGGTGCCGCTGCACGTGCTGTCGCGCCTCGCCATCAACTCGGACCTGTGCTGCAGCAGCCAGGACCTGGAGTTCACCCTGCAGTGCCTGGTGCCCGACTTCCTGCCGCCCATCGAGGCCACCGACTTCAGCGAGCGCCTGGGGCGGCAGCTCGTCTGTTTGGAGCGCGTCACCTGCTCCGACCTGGGCATCAGCGGCACGGTGCGTGTGCGCAACGTGGCCTTCGAGAAGCAGGTGGCGGTGCGCTACACCTTCTCAGACTGGAAGAGCGCGCATGAGGTGGTGGCCCGGTGGCGCGGGCCCGCGGGCGCTGAGGGCACGGAGGATGTGTTCGCCTTCGGCTTCCCGGTGCCGCCCTTCCTGCTGGCGCTGGGCTCGCGCGTGCACTTCGCGCTGCGCTACCGAGTGGCCGGGGCCGAGTACTGGGACAACAACCATGGCCACGACTACAGCCTCACGTGCCGCAACCACGCGCTGCACATGCCTCGTGGGGAGTGCGAGGAGAGCTGGATCCACTTCATCTGA